The Halobacterium sp. R2-5 DNA segment CTTCGTGATTACCAATCTGAGTCCACGCAGGGTCACGTGGTCGGGGACATCGGGATGCCCGACCGCACCGAGAAAGATGGCATCGTAATCACGGAGCTCGTCAAGTCCATTGTTCGGCATCATCGCCCCTTTGTGGAGATATCTCTCGGAACCCCAATCGTACTGGATAGTATCGAACGATACGCCGCACTTGTTGGCTGCCGCCTCAACGACCGGCATTGAGTAATCTACAACTTCGGTTCCGATACCGTCACCCGGTATCACTGCTATCTTATAAGATATTAGTTACCATACTGCAGACTATTACAATTTTTGAATCCGAGGTCTGTGACGTAGTGATGACCGTGTCGAAAACCGTAACCCGTTGAGACATACGAGATCGGAAGGGAGTAGAAGGATTCGTTCGCCTTCTGCTGGTGCGTGAGCAGGAGTTCGAGAACGAACAGACCATGCTGTTGATCGAACCCCACCGTGGGAACTCATCGCCAGCGACGTAGAGTACGCCGCCTAACAGAAAGAGAAACCAAACGTCGCTGAGTTACGTTAGTAGTATAAAGATCGAGAACAGAGTCCTGCGCCAATCCAGGAAGCGCTACCAAGAATTCATCAAGAAGACGAAGCTCTGGATCGTCGTTGGGAGGGATGAAGTTCACTCAACTTTCGGCGAAGCTGTATGCCGAAGCACGTCGTGTTCGCTGAGCCGCTCAGTACCAATCAGTTGACTCCCCTTGGTAACGGGACTTCCCCTGTCCGCGACGACTCGCCGTCATTGCCAGGGAATTGAGGTAGTGCGAAAACGATGGAGTAGCCCGCTTAATATCCGAGTCTTCCGAGCGCCGTCTCGACGTCGGTAACGCCGTCGATTGTCAATGAGATATTCGTGGACGTTCCGTCGGTAACCTCTGCGCTTGAGCCGTCCCAGTGAATCCGTGCTTCCTCCTCGAGCCTGTTCTCGCCCAACGAAACGCGTTGTGGCGCGCTATCTGGAAGTTGGGAAAGTACCTGGCTGAGTTGCCTGAGCTGTGCGGGTTCGAGGACTACGCTGCTTCTGTCTGGGGTCCGCAGTACGATATCGCCGTCAGAATAGACGGCCACCTCGATACCAGTCGGGGTGACTTCGTAATGCACGCGTTTGGCTTCGCCACTCATCCTTCCACCTCATCATGATGGACCGTTTCCCGACTCAATTGCTGAGAGAGACTCTCGCTGTGGATACGTTGGGCCAGTTGGCCTGCCCGATCACTGTCCTGCGCAGGACTTGGGGAACCAGTATCGGCGAATTGGATGGCGTGGCCGGTCGTTTCGAGGTGGTGACTGTTCGTGTGATACGGTTGTGCAAGCCGCTGACTGTCTGTCTCGACAGGTTTGAGGGAGACCACTGTCGAAGAGACAGCCTGCAGCCGAGGGATATAGTTGTATTCCATTACAGGTCAGATTTATTGATAGTCATGTTTAACTCTTTGTCAGATCTCAACTCACGTGGAAACGATCTTCGCCTGGATCGCTTGAGACTCATCTCCGCTCCAGTCATACGAGATTTGCTGCCGCTCCAACATTTCCGCGATAAGATGACCAATATCCTCGTCCGACATGGTCATCGTATCGAAGGACTCGTACCCGATTGATGGACTATCGGGGTCATTCTGTGCTGAAAAGCTTACAGCTCCGAGAACCTCGGTTCCCGCATCTTCAAGCTCTTCAACCAAATTCTCGATGGCGGGCCCACCACAGGAATGACAGCCAGATTGCCCAATATTCGTCACAACACTGTGGCCCCTCAAATCAGCCATTGCATCCCGGAACGGAAGGGAATAACACCGCAACGGGTTCACTGTCTCAATCTTACATGTGCCTCCATGTACACGAGCGCGTAAATTAAAATCTGGATGATAATACCCGGCATAGCCCAGGTCAATATCCAGGAGCTCAAGCGCATCGTCAAGGAACCGATCGACATACGGGTTCGAGATCAGCTTGCGCGCCGGTGGACCCAACGCGAGCAAGCCGTCCCTGCGCTCTCGAAGCACCTCGGCCAACGTGAGCGGGCCGGTATTCGAACCTACCTGAGCATACTTTGCTTCCAGCTGCTCGAGTTTCGTCGGGCCGAGACCAACTAGGTCGTCGAGATGGTCGCGAAGCACAATATTCGACGCTGCTACCGCGTTCGTGGAGGGCTTCTGTAGCATGTCCAACTATATACGCCCACGTGTCACTGATAAGGGTTTGCCAAAGCAAGATCAAAACTCCCTGCGACCCGAACAGGAGTTTTCCCTCGCAAAAAAGGCGTGCGGCCCGTTTACTAGGACAATTGAGACGATTCGGAGGCGTTATCCGCCGAGAGCAGTTTTGGTGCGGCCTGATGTAGCTCAAGGACCCTATGTCCACGCGTCGTCAACGAGACCGTCTTCCGCTGCTGATTGTACGCTAAAACACGAACATCAGCCATCATTGGCAGATGTGATTGGAGAATTGACACGTTCGCAGCGGTCCGATCTTGACCGTGCTCCGTCGAAAGGTGATCAGCGATGTCCCGAACCGGGACCACCTCATCGTCTTCGTCCGCCACGAACTGGAGGATCCAGCGCCGCCGCTGGTTCCGGAGTACCTCATACGCAATTCCGGGATCGATTTCCGGTTCGGGCTTGGTATCTTGATTCTGGGTGACAGCTTCTCTGAGCGTGCTGAGTAGGCTCATCACGTTCCTCCTACCGGAGCCTACGCAGCACCACATGCGGGGTCAAGACCACCTCAGTCTCCTGATATCCGCGATCAACCTAGTATCGAAGTTGGCACCCCTCCCTCCGACTGGTGTCTGTCGGCAGTGTGCTGTAGGTATATCAACGATTTGGCAACCCCTTAAGAGGCTGTTATGGATATGGATGAGTACCGATGGTCCCCACAATCGTAGACCTCGCCCCAGGCGCGCAAATGTACATCGCCTGGATCGATCCAGACGAATCGTCGTGCCAAGTTGACCGGCTTCGCATCCAAGAGCACTACGAGACCGACAACGGTCGTCATGTCGTGTATGCGTCCAGCTCCGATCACGAAATACACCTCATCGAGTCTGACCACCATCCGCCTATTGCGGTAAACAAAGCTCCAGATTCACTCGAAGAGCACGTCATCGACGACGACACCGAATATCGGGGCGGCCCTGTCTTTGGTATTGAACGGCGGTCTCCGCCGCTTGTATTGGACGTCCTGTGCTCCGCTCTCGAATACGGCTGCAGGCCTCTTGACGCCATCAACCTCGTTGCGCTTGGCTTTGAACTCTACTCCGTAGACGAGTACGTGCTGTGGCGTTCTGCCCCCGAAGAAAGCCTCCATGCTGACCTCGATGAAACGATCTCGCGGATGATTGCCAACGCCAAACCCTAGCCGTCCTCGCCTCCTCTTTCACAGACTAGCGTCTGCGAGACACACCAAGAGAACCAGCGGCGTCGAGACGCCGAAACTTCCAAAATGCCGGATTACGGGTCGGCGGTGGCGCGGTCGGTCACATGTCCGAGTCGTTGCGCCTCTCAAATGACGTTAGTGACCGTTGGACTGCAAGGACACTCTGCTCCGTCCTGAGGAACCCACCTTGCCAGATCGCATGCGTCACTTCGTTGATTGTGACCTGGGCGAGAAACCCGTACTCATCATAGAGATTTTCGTAGGTGGCGTCATAGCCCAGATTGTTGAGGAGGAGGACGTAGTCGTCAATTGGATAAACGTCTCCTTGGAAGATACGTGGCTCGCCGTTGTAGAGACGCCCACGGAACCGTTCGATTAGTTCCTCGTGAGATGGACGCGTCATTGGGTGTCACCTGCTGGGCTAACAGTTGGCTGTACTACTGGAGGGCGCTCCGTGGAGGTCTGCTTCACGGTATTTGCTACGAATTGTTGATTTCCAATAAGTCTTCGTCGGACATTTCTTCCAGCGGTGATCCACCAATGCTACTGACATCCTATATGCGATAGAGGTTGTTCTTCTGTTCCCACGTCGCAGACAGCTCCGAGAAACGCCAAAGCGTCTTACCCGACCGACAGCTAAACCCCTTCGTAATGCCCTCCCCCATCTCCGCAGACGACCACGACCTCCGCGAAGTCCCTCCAGCAATGCATCACGACGGCGCCGCCCTAGCTGACTTCGACCCGACGCCCAACGAACCCGACCTCGACATCTGGCCGCTCGCGACCGACAAAGGTGCGAAGACATTCTCCGGTGACCCCGACGACCTCGTCCCGATCTACAACAGCTATCCGGAGCCACACGTCCGCTGGCTCACTCCCAAGCAGTTCAAATACGAGTTCGGCTACCACTCGAACAACCCCGCCGAAATCGTCGCCGACGACGCCCTTGAGGACATCAACGACCGGCGCCGACTGACACTCTCGAAGACGCGCATGGAGGCGTTCCGTCGCGTCGCCCAGCTGTGGAACGGCGAGTACGTCGGCCCTCGCGACGTCCACCTCCTCGCCGACAAAGCGCCCTCCTGGAACGACGTCGTCGGCGACCTCGACCAGCGCCAGCTCGACGCGCTCCGCCCGACGGTGCACCGCCACGACGACGAGCTTGTAAACGCATTCGGCAAATTCGGATGGTTCGAGCCCGAGAACACCGTTTCGGGCTGGTTTAAGCCCACGTATATCGCGCGGTCGCGCGCTGACTACGACATTGAGGAGCGAGCGCGCACACTCATCAACGGGCGCGACGATCTCCCGAACCTCCGGGGCGACCCCCACGAAGGCTTGACGCACCGCTTCGGCGTCGGTGTCGAGGCTGCCCGCGCCGCCTTCTGCGAGAACCGCAGCGTCAAGACGTACAAACAGGTCGACGACTACACCGTCGATCTCCTCGAATACGAGGCCACTGGTGATCGCGTCGTTGGCGAGGTGCTCACCCATCACCACAACAACCGGCTCTACCGGAGCACCTTCCGGAAGCTGGCCGACCTCCAGGCGTCTGCCGTCCTCGTCTTCGACACGCGTTCGACCGCTCGCCGCGTCCTGAACCACTGGCACGACAGATGCGGCGACGTCCCCGGCGCGCCCTTCGAGAGCGAACTGAACGTCGACTGGACGCGCTCGAAGTTCGCGGAGGCCGCCGCCGACCCAGCCCGCGACTGGTCCGTTCAGGAACTACTCACCATCTCCCAGCTCTGGAAGCTCGTCTTTGGCGAGGGACGGGCACCGCCCGCCCGCAAACTCATGTCCCTAAATTGGTAACTCTCCGTTCCGGACTCACCGCTGTTTCTTCCCTAACTCCACTACAGTACACATATTATACTGGATGCTCGGCGGGTGCCCGCACCTACTCAAATCCGGTGGCTCGGGGCGTTCCGCAGTTGGTTTCGGGTGGGGAAGACGGTGGACGGCGCCGCAACTACTCTTAGAATCTGATACGTAGCCGAATCTTCTCAGTTGGCGGTGGCTACTGAGAGTCGTCCGACCGGATGTCGACGGAGCCAACTAAGAGTCGCGTGGAATCAGGGTGCGGCGCTCGCGAGCATCTCGTCGATCGTTTCCTCGACGTTCGCGCGGAGCTCTTCCTCCGGCACCCCACGGCTCAGCGCGTAGTCCACGTCCGCGTAGATCTCGAAGCCCAACGCGACCAGATCCATCACCTCGGCTGGGGTGAACCCCGATTCGAGGAGCGAGAGGAGCGTCCGCCAGAGAAGGAGGCCAGAGGTCGGCATGATGGCGAATACGGGGCGTCCCGGGACGGTATCCTGGCCGCGGATTCTCTGCAATTCACCCGATTCGTCCAACAAATCCATCACAACGCCCTCTCCCATCGCGTCCGTGTCGAACGGTTTCTGGACGACCTGGATGCGATGGTCGTCGCCGGCGAGGTCAGCGACGTATACCCCCGGTTCGGCGGTGTAGACGTCCTGCACGATGAGATTTTCTGCCTGACACGTTTGGTCGGAGTCAATCCAGGAGACGTAAATGGGCTCTCCCGGCGAACACTTGTTTAGTGGAACTGACATAGGCGACACTAATTATCCAAGAGAGCTACTTAAGGACTCGCCAAAGGCTGAGGGGAGCGGGCGCGCCACCGTCGTGCGGTTACTGTGTCCGCTCGCAGACGTCGCGAATCACCTCCGCGAGCGCCGACGTCGTCGGGGTCAAGCGGAGGACGCCGTGGTCGCTGTCCCACTCAACGATGTCGTGCTCGTCCAGCACTGGCGCGTGGGACTGGTGCAGACTGACGTACGCTGCCTTGTAGGCGTCTGACGGGATGTCGAAGGCGGCGGCGCCGGTTTCCTTGGCGGCGACCGCGCGCGCCAGTTCTTCGAGAGTGACTTTCTCGGCCTCCAGGTTGGCGAGTTGGAGGAGGACGAGCCGCCGGCGGCGAGCGGAAAGGATGCGATATACTTCGTCGGTCTCCAGGTCGATGCTTGGGCGATCGGAAACGTTGCTGGTGGTCGGGATGAGGCGTCTCAGGTTCATCAACGCCTTCTCGACGCGGGCCTGAGACGCTGTTCATCCGCACCGTGACCATTCTGTGGCGAGTTACTGTAGGATTGCGAGAAGAGGCCTACAAGTCCTGGTCGTGGTACTTGTTGGTGTCTTTAATCAGCATTGAGATCGTCCCATACACGTCGGCGCGGAGGGAGGATTTTGGCTTCCGGCGTATTTCAGTATACTCTTCGGCCGGGTAGAGATCCATCTCCAGCGCAACTATGTCCATCCCGTCTTCTGCTGAGAATCCCATCTCAAGCATCCGCACCAGAATCTGCCAGAGAAGCGAGCCAGGAGACCTCGCGATACCGAATACGGGATAGCACGTGTAGTCGGCGGCGTCGTAGATGCCAATCTGGTCGTTCGGCCTGTCGTGGAGACCAGGGATAGCGACCAGAGAGTACACGTCGTCGACCGGTTTGGCCTGAACCAGCTGGAACCAGGTATCGGTGTCGCTGTTGGAAACGGTGACGACGTACGTTCCCCAAGCGGCCTGATAGGAATCCTGCACACGGAGTTGTTCTGCTCTACAGTACTCGTTCGAATCAATCCAGGCGACCCAGACGTGGTCGCCTGCTTCGAGGTTGGTGATTGTGGGCGGCATCTGCACATCAGAGTATCCGAGATGCCCGGAAAAGGACTAGTCAAATCTGTTAAGTGGGTACAGCACGCCGTCGGCAACTACTCGTCGTCCCCAACTATCTTTGGAACAGAATCGGCGAGACGGTGGATACAGTGCAGCGAGACGAAATCCTACCCGTTCTCTGGTCGGTCATCTGGGAGCCCCCACCAATGATTGACGCGCGAGAGATTCGTTCTCGATGTACTCGCGGCCGAATGTTGGTCTCATTGTGGTAGTGGCACCTCGTAGTCAGCCGCCAGCTCCTGGAATTCGTTCCACTCCGGGAGCCGGTCGTCGTCGACCTCGCCGTGCGTCTCGAGGTAGCGGAGCAAGGCGTCGATTTCGTCTTCGAGGCCATACTTCGCCGCCTGCTCTCGGAGGTCCGCCTCGTCGACGTCGACGTGGCTGAGCAGGAGGAGACAGTACGAGCGGTGGCGGCTGCCGTCGTCAATCAGCAGCGTGTGACAGCAGAGCTCCGCCGGCGAGACTGCGTCGAGGTCTTCGGAGTAGACGTAGTAGCGGTGGCCGGTGAGCAGGAACTGGAGGTCGAAGGCCGCGAATCGAGCGAGGCCGGTTTCGTGGAACCCCTCTGCGTCGATCTCCTTCTCGGCCTGCGCGAGGAATTCGTCGTAGTCCTCCCAGAGAATCGTCCCCTTCGGGGCGACGGCTTCGAGGCGTTGACGATGCAGATGGTGTGCGAGTTCACGGGCGAATTCGTGGAGGCGGTCGAAATCAGCGTTGAACTCGTAGTGGCCGTCGTCCGTCCCGACGAGACCACGGTCACGAAACCGCTTGAGGACGCGGTTGACCGTGTTGCGGTAGTTGTCGCTCCGGTCGGCGATCTCGGAGACGGTTCGCGGCTGGTCGAGGTAGTACAGCACCTCGAGTGCCTTGCCGGTCAGTAGCTCGGGGAAGGTGATATGGGAGTGCTGGCGGACAAGATCCTGGTAGCGTTCGACGGCACGAGCATCCGACGGGACGACCCGTTTTCGCCGCCCGTCGCGTTCCGTGTAGACGAGCCCCTTCTCGACGAGTTCGGCGACAGCACGAGAGAGGTAACTCTCGCTGTGGTTGAGCTTCGTCGCGAGCTCGGAGATCGTGTCGCCGCGGTCGACCGTGGCGAGGACCTCGAGTTCGATTCGCCGGAGCACGGTGTAACATAGTACGAAACTTGTATATAAATAAGTTTCGAGTAGTGTTACAGCCAGCGGTCGCGAGAACTGCCTCCATCGTCTTAACCAACAAAACTATGAATTCGTGGGTTGTGTTGGTTAACACGAGAGTAGCCGATGTCCTACGAACCCCCGACCCCACCGGCGAACCTTCCGACGGAGATCGTCACCACGCTCAACGAGTCGGACCCGGAGCAGCTCCGAGACGTTGCAACGTACGCTGAGGCACTCGCCGAGCACAAGGAACGAGAGGCCCGTCTCGAAGAGTCGGCAGATCAAGAAGAGGTCGAAGAGCGACCAGACGATCTCCCGGACGACGTCCCTGCCAAAGCGACGATCACGATCAAGGAGATCAACGACAACCGCTACTACTACTGGCAGTGGCGAGAAGGAGAGAAGATACGCTCTCAGTACAAGGGCCCGGTCAACCCCGACGAGTAAAACTCGATGAGGGAGGACACCCACCCCACGTTTCCGTCGTAACTGGGTGTAAGTGGAGGTGGTGACGCTGATTCGGAAGGGACCACCCCCCGCATTTCCGTCGTTTCTCCACGACGGCGTAGGGAGAGGCTACGATAGTGCTATGCAGCTACTAATTCTGTTGACCTAGAACCAATCTAGACATGAACTAACTTCTCGGACACATAGATTAAAGTAGTATGGCTGAGAAATGCTTATTAAGTGTACTTCGACCAGCGAGGGGGCGAAGTACTTCGCCCCCTCAGATGAAACGATCCTTTCCAGCTGCTTCTGTAGACGGCCAGTATTGGATGGATAAGCCGCTTTCGTCTTTGGTAACTCGTCGTGGATGTCTTCTTCGAGTCCCCTCCCCACCTGTTCGGTGATTACGACGGAAACGTGGGGTGTGTGGGTTTGGGATTCGACATCGAGACGACGCTTCCGTCTACGGGTTTCCTATCTCACGTCGGAAACGCGGCTATATTGTAAGCAATCCAATTCCGCCGAATTACGGCATTTTCCGGCTGATATCGGACAAGGAACGTCGGAAACGTGGGGTGGCGTTCTCCACTAGATTTATACTCCCCCCCCGCTCACACCGTGTGATATTCAATGACGCCCGACTCTTCACCCAGTTCTGTCGACGATCCACTCTTTGAATCCGGGCATCGCATCTTCGCGAACAAGGATCTCCTGAAAATCGGCCACGTGCCGGAGGCTGACCGGATCGTCGGTCGCGACGAGGAAATCTCAAAGCTCGCGAAACGTCTCAACGGTGCTGTCCACGGGTACTCCCCGGAAAACGTGATGATCTACGGGAAAACTGGGACCGGCAAATCTCTCGTTTCAAAACACGTCTGTC contains these protein-coding regions:
- a CDS encoding MarR family transcriptional regulator — its product is MLRRIELEVLATVDRGDTISELATKLNHSESYLSRAVAELVEKGLVYTERDGRRKRVVPSDARAVERYQDLVRQHSHITFPELLTGKALEVLYYLDQPRTVSEIADRSDNYRNTVNRVLKRFRDRGLVGTDDGHYEFNADFDRLHEFARELAHHLHRQRLEAVAPKGTILWEDYDEFLAQAEKEIDAEGFHETGLARFAAFDLQFLLTGHRYYVYSEDLDAVSPAELCCHTLLIDDGSRHRSYCLLLLSHVDVDEADLREQAAKYGLEDEIDALLRYLETHGEVDDDRLPEWNEFQELAADYEVPLPQ